A window of the Chondrinema litorale genome harbors these coding sequences:
- a CDS encoding AAA family ATPase — MAQEQHHYLYYGTKTKATEVEGFVTHILDSNRKAEENEKKQSPICIWGRHGIGKTEIVEQIAKKQDYKWAYIAPAQFEEMGDLVGMPTVENGKTVFRAPEWVPTGEGPGILLIDDVNRADDRILRGIMQLLQNFELVSWKLPKGWQIVLTANPDGGDYSVTPMDDAMLTRMMHITMRFDPKDWALWAEQNGIDERGINFVLTYPETVEGNRTTPRTLVQFFESISTIKDLEENVGLVQMLADSCLDENTTISFISFIRQNLSKLISPEDILNAENFKNKVKIPIANMVKKETLRVDILATLCTRMVNYLILNNIKLEKNQLKNLQDFIKLDFLPNDIRLTMLQDLTKSKNASLKMVMADVEISKMLLQKM, encoded by the coding sequence ATGGCTCAAGAACAACATCATTACTTATACTACGGGACTAAAACCAAAGCAACAGAAGTAGAAGGGTTTGTAACACATATTTTAGATAGCAACCGAAAAGCAGAAGAGAATGAAAAGAAACAATCGCCTATTTGTATCTGGGGAAGACACGGAATAGGCAAAACTGAAATTGTTGAGCAAATTGCTAAGAAGCAAGATTACAAATGGGCTTATATTGCGCCAGCACAGTTTGAAGAAATGGGAGATTTAGTAGGGATGCCAACGGTAGAAAATGGTAAAACAGTCTTTAGAGCGCCTGAATGGGTACCAACAGGAGAAGGTCCGGGTATTTTACTAATTGATGATGTAAACCGTGCAGATGATAGAATTTTGAGAGGTATAATGCAATTGCTCCAAAACTTTGAATTGGTAAGTTGGAAGTTGCCAAAAGGGTGGCAAATTGTACTAACCGCAAACCCCGATGGCGGTGATTACTCTGTAACTCCTATGGATGATGCCATGCTTACCAGAATGATGCATATTACCATGCGTTTCGATCCGAAAGATTGGGCGCTTTGGGCAGAGCAAAACGGGATTGATGAAAGAGGAATCAACTTTGTACTTACCTATCCAGAAACCGTTGAGGGAAATCGAACTACGCCAAGAACACTGGTTCAGTTTTTTGAGAGTATTTCCACTATTAAAGACCTCGAAGAAAATGTGGGTTTAGTGCAAATGCTAGCCGACTCTTGTCTCGATGAAAATACAACGATTTCATTCATTTCATTTATCAGACAGAACCTGAGTAAATTAATTTCTCCAGAAGATATTCTCAATGCAGAAAACTTTAAGAATAAGGTAAAGATACCTATTGCCAATATGGTGAAAAAGGAAACTTTGAGAGTAGATATTTTGGCCACACTTTGCACGCGTATGGTCAATTACTTGATTTTAAATAACATTAAGCTCGAGAAAAACCAACTCAAAAATTTACAAGATTTCATTAAACTGGATTTCCTTCCGAACGACATCCGACTCACTATGCTGCAAGACTTAACCAAGTCTAAAAATGCCTCTTTAAAAATGGTAATGGCAGATGTTGAGATTAGTAAAATGTTATTACAAAAAATGTAA
- a CDS encoding class I SAM-dependent methyltransferase translates to MKNITIATENKRGFTYKLSEYGKAFVSFANRDKKVMDIGAAYGVATIPALKKGARVVAFDLQETHLKTLYSNTPIELRKNLELVSAKFPYIEFETSSFDAIYISQVLPFLSGDEITMAIEQLSCWLKKDGKLFIVSFTPYLDYVKSYLPEFERKRKAGKKWPGYIENLSKYSDDESIAVNLPNNVHHIDEMDISMLLFKNGFMIEKLEYFGSETDELPKGIEYDGRERLGIIARKL, encoded by the coding sequence ATGAAAAATATAACGATTGCAACTGAAAACAAAAGAGGATTTACATACAAGCTTTCTGAATATGGAAAAGCATTTGTTTCTTTTGCCAATCGAGATAAGAAAGTGATGGATATTGGAGCTGCTTATGGAGTAGCCACAATACCTGCACTAAAAAAAGGTGCTCGGGTTGTGGCATTCGATTTACAAGAAACTCATCTTAAAACACTATATAGTAATACTCCAATTGAGTTAAGAAAGAATCTTGAATTAGTTAGTGCTAAGTTTCCTTATATTGAATTTGAAACATCTTCATTTGATGCAATATATATAAGTCAGGTTTTACCCTTTCTAAGTGGGGATGAAATTACAATGGCGATAGAACAGCTAAGCTGCTGGTTAAAAAAAGATGGCAAATTGTTTATAGTTTCTTTTACTCCTTATCTCGATTATGTAAAAAGCTACCTACCAGAATTTGAAAGGAAAAGAAAAGCTGGTAAAAAATGGCCTGGTTATATTGAAAACCTCAGTAAATATAGCGATGATGAAAGTATAGCAGTAAACCTTCCTAACAACGTACATCACATTGATGAGATGGACATAAGTATGCTTCTTTTTAAAAATGGATTTATGATTGAAAAACTTGAATATTTTGGTAGTGAAACTGATGAATTACCAAAAGGTATTGAATATGATGGAAGAGAAAGACTTGGCATTATAGCTCGAAAACTATAG
- a CDS encoding Crp/Fnr family transcriptional regulator gives MKKENLLKDFLGKFAILSEKEVEELSQKLNVKEYKKGSILQSVGEIPTLCFFVLDGCVRQYLFIEGVEKTTDFYTSKNGAIASDCYVLQKPYPFFLECSNDCILLVGAPKLEQKLFAEYPILKSVITEVMEKEWLKTRSELATFKHSSPEQRYLNLLENNAELLNIVPNHQIASYLGITPESLSRIRKRLLTKSKL, from the coding sequence ATGAAGAAAGAAAACCTATTGAAAGATTTTCTGGGTAAATTTGCCATTCTATCTGAAAAAGAAGTTGAAGAGCTCAGCCAGAAACTGAATGTAAAAGAATATAAAAAAGGAAGTATATTGCAAAGTGTAGGTGAAATACCGACACTTTGTTTTTTTGTTTTAGATGGCTGTGTTCGACAATATCTATTTATTGAAGGTGTCGAAAAAACCACTGATTTTTATACCTCTAAAAATGGTGCAATTGCTTCAGATTGTTATGTTTTACAAAAACCTTATCCTTTTTTTCTAGAATGTTCTAACGATTGTATTTTACTTGTTGGAGCTCCAAAACTAGAGCAAAAACTCTTTGCTGAATACCCAATATTAAAAAGTGTAATTACAGAGGTAATGGAAAAAGAGTGGTTAAAAACAAGAAGCGAATTAGCCACATTTAAACACTCATCACCCGAACAAAGGTATCTTAATTTGCTTGAAAATAATGCTGAGCTTTTAAATATCGTCCCAAACCATCAAATTGCAAGCTATCTGGGAATTACTCCGGAGTCTTTAAGCAGAATTAGAAAAAGATTGTTAACCAAATCTAAACTGTAA
- a CDS encoding winged helix-turn-helix transcriptional regulator: MLTREGCPESVLAIKDAIEALEGRWKLLILLSLSNGDKRFKQISREVAGITDKMLSKELKLLEANKLVTRTVIETFPPTVKYSITDHGMTLESLLQELHRWGLKHRTEVIGK; the protein is encoded by the coding sequence ATGCTAACAAGAGAAGGTTGTCCAGAAAGTGTACTTGCAATTAAAGATGCTATTGAAGCTTTAGAAGGAAGATGGAAGTTATTAATTCTGCTTTCTTTATCTAATGGAGATAAAAGGTTTAAGCAAATTTCTAGAGAAGTTGCAGGTATTACCGACAAGATGCTCTCTAAAGAATTGAAGTTGCTAGAAGCTAATAAGTTAGTTACTAGAACAGTAATTGAAACATTCCCACCAACAGTTAAATATTCAATTACAGATCATGGTATGACACTAGAAAGTCTACTACAAGAACTCCATAGATGGGGTTTAAAACATAGAACAGAGGTGATAGGGAAGTAA
- a CDS encoding App1 family protein — protein sequence MTTLKKAIHKAEDAWDTAKFKVKNKLDLFDPVIIYPYRGYGNNSVAYLHGRILEKETVIHGDEERKESFWLNLHKVWKRFESDEIPGVKIEGTLAGIECQTVSDDEGYFTLKFEGLENLNLQNGWHKVSLLVLEMPFDLEFEGQTEGEILISNEQESFGIISDVDDTIIESYANDTFKRLKALMTKDGTSRTPFEGVSELYQGLTKNYKNPLFFVSGSSYNLYDLLVTFCKHNNIPKAPFLLRDLGLDAKQWIKQGTMPYKLEYIERILDTYPKMSFILIGDSGQKDPEIYNNILKKYPNRIKAIYIRHVHTEKRKQELKELAQQISVPFLVMENSNEAIEHAKENGWIV from the coding sequence ATGACGACACTAAAAAAAGCAATACATAAAGCCGAAGATGCGTGGGATACTGCTAAATTTAAAGTGAAAAATAAACTTGATCTGTTCGATCCGGTTATTATTTATCCTTATCGCGGCTATGGAAATAACAGTGTTGCTTATTTACATGGCCGAATTTTGGAGAAAGAAACTGTTATACATGGTGATGAGGAAAGAAAAGAGAGCTTTTGGCTAAACCTGCACAAAGTCTGGAAAAGATTTGAAAGCGATGAAATTCCAGGAGTAAAAATTGAGGGCACATTAGCTGGTATAGAATGCCAAACAGTAAGTGATGATGAAGGCTATTTTACCTTAAAATTTGAAGGATTAGAAAATTTAAACCTTCAAAATGGATGGCATAAAGTATCTCTCTTAGTACTTGAAATGCCTTTTGATCTCGAATTTGAAGGTCAAACCGAGGGAGAAATTTTAATAAGCAATGAGCAAGAATCTTTCGGAATTATTTCAGATGTGGATGATACTATAATCGAATCATATGCAAATGATACCTTTAAAAGGCTAAAAGCATTAATGACAAAAGATGGTACATCACGCACACCATTCGAAGGAGTATCAGAACTATATCAGGGACTAACTAAAAACTACAAAAACCCATTGTTTTTTGTTTCTGGGAGTTCATATAATCTTTATGATTTATTAGTCACATTTTGTAAGCATAACAACATACCTAAAGCCCCTTTTTTACTTCGAGACTTAGGTTTAGATGCTAAACAATGGATTAAGCAAGGCACTATGCCTTATAAATTGGAATATATCGAAAGGATTTTAGATACTTACCCAAAAATGAGTTTTATACTTATTGGAGACAGTGGTCAAAAAGATCCTGAAATATATAATAATATCCTTAAAAAATATCCTAATAGGATAAAAGCTATTTACATAAGGCATGTTCATACGGAAAAAAGAAAACAAGAACTTAAAGAGCTAGCCCAGCAAATAAGTGTACCTTTTCTTGTAATGGAAAATTCAAATGAAGCCATTGAACATGCTAAAGAAAATGGATGGATAGTGTAA
- a CDS encoding class I SAM-dependent methyltransferase yields MSKEWDTTYKARWDERYGEDGYAYGKEPNQFFKKWLLKFKAGSILLPADGEGRNGVFAAKNGWQVTSLDLSEEGREKTLQLAKENDVNLEYIVGDLAELDFEKASYDAVGLIYAHFSASKKAKLHQQLTNYIKKDGIVIFEAFSKRHLAYKQNDSKVGGPNDLAMLFSEEEIITDFKNFEPLLLEEKEIYLSEGKYHNGKGSVIRFVGRKK; encoded by the coding sequence ATGAGTAAAGAATGGGACACAACATATAAAGCGAGATGGGATGAAAGATATGGAGAAGATGGTTATGCATATGGTAAGGAACCAAATCAATTTTTTAAAAAATGGCTTTTGAAATTTAAAGCTGGATCTATCTTATTACCTGCCGATGGTGAAGGCAGAAATGGAGTATTTGCTGCAAAAAACGGATGGCAAGTAACTTCTTTGGATTTAAGTGAAGAGGGTCGGGAGAAAACATTACAACTAGCAAAAGAGAATGATGTAAATCTAGAATATATTGTCGGAGATTTAGCAGAACTTGACTTCGAAAAAGCATCTTACGATGCAGTAGGTTTAATATATGCACATTTCTCTGCTTCAAAAAAAGCAAAACTTCATCAACAACTAACTAATTATATCAAAAAAGATGGTATAGTTATTTTTGAAGCCTTTAGCAAAAGACACTTAGCATATAAGCAAAACGATTCGAAAGTGGGTGGACCAAATGATTTAGCCATGTTGTTTTCTGAAGAAGAAATAATTACAGACTTTAAAAACTTTGAACCACTTCTATTAGAAGAAAAGGAAATTTATTTAAGCGAAGGTAAGTACCATAATGGTAAAGGCTCCGTGATTCGTTTTGTCGGTAGAAAGAAGTAA
- a CDS encoding alpha/beta fold hydrolase, with the protein MKAWLSLFGVFFLLTLSTCINDLDQIETDLKSDNIDQNYLSKKKKSSKTFVLIHGAWHPESVWEKVSDSLEQFGHNTLTVQLPGLGNDTTSLANINLQTHVDAVISAINSQSEDVILVGHSYGGVVISQVGESIPSKIERLVYVSAFMLENGESLLQLALQDTLSVVTQHVVPNYPAITVPDEYLKEAFYNYSLQNNNQPLQQEIDALLPLIKPQPMQTFLDTVSLGNNYAALAKSYVTCPNDQAITSGVQEFMYSRFPETEIHTINNSDHSPFITRPNQLANYLKQL; encoded by the coding sequence ATGAAAGCTTGGTTATCATTATTTGGAGTTTTTTTTCTCTTAACTTTATCAACCTGTATAAATGATTTAGATCAGATAGAAACAGATTTAAAGTCTGATAATATAGATCAAAACTATCTTTCTAAAAAGAAGAAATCATCTAAGACATTTGTTCTAATTCATGGTGCATGGCATCCAGAATCTGTTTGGGAAAAAGTATCAGATTCACTAGAACAGTTTGGGCATAATACACTCACAGTTCAATTACCCGGTTTAGGTAATGACACCACTTCACTGGCAAATATTAATTTACAAACGCATGTAGATGCAGTAATCTCTGCCATTAATTCTCAATCAGAAGATGTTATTTTAGTTGGTCACTCATATGGAGGAGTTGTAATTTCTCAAGTTGGGGAGTCAATACCTTCCAAAATTGAAAGATTGGTTTATGTATCTGCTTTTATGTTAGAAAATGGTGAGTCTTTATTACAATTAGCATTGCAAGATACTTTATCAGTTGTAACTCAACATGTTGTGCCAAATTATCCGGCTATTACAGTTCCAGATGAATATTTAAAAGAAGCATTTTATAACTATTCTCTTCAAAATAACAATCAGCCACTACAGCAGGAAATTGATGCTTTATTGCCATTAATAAAACCGCAACCAATGCAAACATTTTTAGACACCGTTTCATTAGGAAATAACTATGCTGCTTTAGCTAAAAGTTATGTTACATGCCCTAATGATCAAGCAATAACATCTGGTGTTCAGGAATTTATGTATAGTAGGTTTCCAGAAACAGAAATTCACACAATTAATAATTCTGACCATTCACCTTTTATTACCAGACCTAATCAATTAGCAAACTATCTTAAACAATTATAG
- a CDS encoding DUF4386 domain-containing protein, with amino-acid sequence MMESKQSRLNLNIGLIVGLSLIIMAIAAFFALESLNTFEANLQDNALKLDTTSLKKSILAWLVILITDILVAWGLYVIYKPINNQFSLLAAWFRLIYVVFLSVGIASLIFALQAANLFLEDFTKDNIEISILLFKEIWSFGLIIFGCHLLLLGYLSIKSVLIPKLISILLIIAGVGYLIIHSGSFLIEDFTQIVSTLEMVFMLPMVLSEMSLAVWLIMKQKTVSQQLITV; translated from the coding sequence ATGATGGAAAGCAAACAAAGTAGACTTAATTTAAATATCGGATTAATTGTAGGCCTCTCACTGATAATTATGGCTATTGCAGCATTTTTTGCTTTAGAATCACTCAATACTTTTGAAGCAAATTTGCAGGACAATGCTTTAAAACTAGATACTACCTCTTTAAAAAAAAGTATTTTAGCATGGCTTGTTATATTGATTACAGATATTCTAGTTGCTTGGGGTTTATATGTGATCTATAAACCAATAAATAACCAATTTTCCTTGCTAGCTGCTTGGTTTAGATTAATCTATGTAGTCTTTCTTTCGGTGGGAATTGCCAGTTTAATATTTGCTTTACAAGCTGCTAATCTGTTTTTAGAAGATTTTACTAAAGATAATATTGAAATATCCATTTTACTTTTTAAAGAAATTTGGTCGTTTGGACTGATAATATTTGGATGCCATTTACTATTACTTGGATACCTGAGCATAAAATCTGTATTAATACCAAAATTGATTTCAATACTACTTATAATTGCTGGTGTAGGATATTTGATAATCCATTCAGGTAGCTTCTTAATAGAAGATTTTACACAAATAGTGTCAACATTGGAAATGGTATTTATGCTACCGATGGTTTTAAGTGAGATGAGCTTAGCAGTATGGTTAATTATGAAACAGAAAACAGTTTCTCAACAACTCATTACAGTTTAG
- a CDS encoding chorismate--pyruvate lyase family protein: protein MNWRYLQINELNNIPYKELNWLTRPYILSKAIKNVSVSFKVHLLSQGNGNLIPDDLLNSANNSSNNGFIRQVFLCGNDIPWVYARVAIPNETLINHSNFFNDLDTRPIGETFLYNNPKVSRSLFQVKSFTRADEIYQLALCTDGKKIKPEKLWGRRSIFYLEESPFTITEVFLEEIPLYTPITDSLRPSDF from the coding sequence ATGAATTGGCGATATCTACAAATAAACGAATTAAATAATATTCCTTACAAAGAGCTAAACTGGCTAACTCGACCATATATTCTTTCTAAAGCTATAAAGAATGTATCAGTAAGTTTTAAAGTTCATTTGCTTTCTCAGGGTAATGGAAATCTTATACCAGATGATTTGTTAAACTCAGCTAACAATAGCTCTAATAATGGTTTTATCAGACAAGTTTTTTTATGTGGAAACGATATACCTTGGGTATACGCCAGAGTTGCAATTCCAAATGAAACTTTAATAAATCATAGTAATTTCTTTAATGATCTAGACACAAGACCTATTGGAGAAACATTTTTGTATAATAACCCGAAAGTATCAAGAAGTTTATTTCAAGTAAAATCTTTTACCAGGGCAGATGAAATTTATCAATTAGCATTATGCACAGATGGTAAAAAAATAAAACCTGAAAAGCTTTGGGGAAGGAGATCTATATTCTATTTAGAAGAATCTCCTTTCACAATCACAGAAGTTTTTCTGGAAGAAATCCCGCTTTATACGCCAATTACTGATTCATTACGACCATCAGATTTCTAG
- a CDS encoding helix-turn-helix domain-containing protein yields MDQIPIRSLKPTTPHVEATYFNIKDLKSLLGGNDLFHALHRHDFYFMLVIENGKGIHEIDFNSYQIQHSSIYFLRPGQVHQLQLDRKSAGFIIQFNNEFLSTDDSSFSQLIKEIKHNNLYSFEKEPFNGLMNLFYSIYHENSKKRYQFLNVIRANLRILFIELIRNNTKTPSHQKNEYQQERLDTFLELLEKHIINHKQVSHYAEMLHLSVYQLNAITTKTLGKTSSTLINEQIILESKRLLLATNNQVNQIALQLGYVDVSYFIRFFKKHTGFSPEVFRNNSK; encoded by the coding sequence ATGGATCAAATTCCTATTAGATCACTAAAACCTACTACACCTCATGTTGAAGCAACTTATTTTAATATCAAAGATTTAAAATCTTTATTAGGAGGAAATGATTTATTTCATGCCTTACACAGACATGATTTTTATTTTATGTTGGTTATTGAAAATGGAAAAGGTATTCATGAAATAGATTTCAATTCTTACCAAATACAGCATTCAAGTATTTATTTTTTAAGACCGGGACAAGTGCATCAACTCCAGCTAGATAGAAAAAGTGCTGGATTCATTATTCAGTTTAATAATGAGTTTTTATCAACTGATGACTCATCTTTTTCCCAATTAATTAAAGAGATAAAACACAACAATTTATATAGCTTCGAAAAAGAACCATTTAATGGTTTAATGAATTTATTTTACTCGATCTATCATGAAAATTCAAAAAAACGATATCAATTTCTAAATGTAATTAGAGCTAATCTTAGAATTTTATTTATAGAACTGATTAGGAATAATACAAAAACACCATCTCATCAAAAAAATGAGTATCAGCAAGAACGTTTAGATACATTTTTAGAGCTTTTAGAAAAACACATTATTAACCACAAACAAGTAAGCCACTATGCTGAAATGCTTCATTTATCAGTTTATCAACTCAATGCTATTACAACTAAAACACTAGGTAAAACAAGCTCTACATTAATAAATGAACAAATCATTTTAGAATCGAAAAGGCTTTTACTGGCGACTAACAATCAAGTAAATCAAATTGCTCTACAATTGGGTTATGTTGATGTTTCTTATTTCATTCGCTTTTTCAAAAAACACACTGGTTTTTCGCCTGAAGTATTTAGAAATAACTCTAAATAA
- a CDS encoding DUF4861 family protein, translating to MKIIKTANLLSTNRIVKKSLQSIFIACLFGYFLSSCTEEKSTGKTVTVKNPLSIDRQSETIELDLTKLKDLTEKTSIENILVKDANGNVLVRQLIDYDQDGTPDELLFQTDIKANGELSFSLTSEENGASQQVESKLTTFSRFVPERTDDYTWENDKVAFRTYGPTGQKEALEGVPGSTLSSGMDLWLKRADKSIIDKWYAEHLKSPGYYHIDHGEGYDPYHVGGSRGTGGIGIWDGDSLLVSQNFTEYKTIAAGPIRTVFDLTYAPWSEYGLEETKRISLDLGSNFSKYELSLNAAQSIPNITVGLTMHNGEGEAKLQPEAGWVRYWEKIDDAWVGEGIIFNQTTLDSAFNNTSDVPDQKQILVVNKPTDKLTYLAGFGWTKSGQILSVEDWDALLAKEAEKFANPLEISIK from the coding sequence ATGAAGATAATTAAAACAGCGAACTTATTAAGTACTAATAGAATCGTTAAAAAGAGTTTACAAAGCATTTTTATAGCCTGTTTATTTGGCTACTTTTTAAGTAGTTGTACCGAAGAGAAATCTACTGGGAAAACAGTTACTGTTAAAAACCCACTTAGTATTGATCGCCAATCAGAAACTATTGAACTTGATCTTACTAAGCTAAAAGATCTTACTGAAAAAACTTCTATAGAGAATATTCTTGTAAAAGATGCGAACGGAAATGTTTTAGTAAGACAACTTATTGATTATGACCAAGATGGAACACCCGATGAGCTTTTGTTTCAAACAGATATTAAAGCTAATGGTGAGTTATCTTTTAGTTTGACCAGTGAAGAAAATGGAGCAAGCCAACAAGTTGAAAGTAAGTTAACTACCTTTTCGAGGTTTGTACCAGAAAGAACTGATGATTACACTTGGGAAAACGATAAAGTTGCATTTAGAACTTATGGACCAACTGGTCAAAAGGAAGCTTTGGAGGGAGTTCCAGGTAGTACACTTTCAAGCGGAATGGATTTGTGGTTGAAAAGAGCAGATAAATCTATTATTGACAAATGGTATGCAGAACATTTAAAAAGTCCGGGATATTATCACATCGATCATGGAGAAGGTTATGATCCTTACCATGTTGGTGGTAGTAGAGGTACAGGTGGAATAGGTATTTGGGATGGAGATAGTTTACTGGTTTCTCAAAACTTTACAGAGTATAAAACTATTGCTGCTGGCCCAATAAGAACTGTATTTGATTTGACTTACGCACCTTGGAGTGAATACGGGTTAGAAGAAACAAAAAGAATTTCTCTTGATTTAGGCTCTAACTTTTCTAAATATGAACTAAGCTTAAATGCTGCTCAATCGATTCCTAATATAACTGTTGGTTTAACCATGCATAATGGTGAAGGAGAAGCTAAGTTACAACCAGAGGCAGGTTGGGTAAGATATTGGGAAAAAATTGATGATGCTTGGGTAGGAGAAGGTATAATATTTAACCAAACTACATTAGATTCTGCCTTTAATAATACATCTGATGTACCAGATCAAAAACAAATTTTAGTGGTAAACAAACCCACTGATAAGTTAACTTATTTGGCCGGTTTCGGATGGACAAAGAGTGGACAAATATTATCAGTTGAAGATTGGGATGCTTTACTTGCTAAAGAAGCAGAAAAATTTGCCAATCCATTAGAAATATCTATTAAGTAA
- a CDS encoding vWA domain-containing protein, translating to MAEILSEVSKTSIQLILKEPFYGHFFTGMLKEVTEQIPTAAVSLVNKQMVKLLVNPNFWKELSDTEKRYGLIKHELLHIVLKHLFSMKEFSNKRLYNIAADIVVNQYISKHQLPEGGITLERFWYLEEKYQITLERDKDAGYYYHLLKKILDGNSPVKKDLSVNDENGKGKPDPITEDDLSKTDLEELWRHETWKEVEELTEAEQKVLNRSINEIIVQTVDRIKHKDKGIGNLPAGLQQYLDALLESLKPNVNWRRVLRLFSATSNRTFLKNTIQRPSKRYGVTPGIKVKRKQKMLIAIDTSGSVSIPELQEFFGEIYHIWRQGAEIYVVECDAAIRNHYPYRGKPPEIVSGRGGTHFNAPVVFANEKYRPDAIVYFTDGFAAAPTVKSRCPILWMISQNGIEENKWEFLPGRKVKMQQ from the coding sequence ATGGCAGAAATATTAAGCGAAGTATCAAAAACCAGTATTCAGCTAATTTTAAAAGAGCCATTTTATGGACATTTCTTTACAGGGATGTTAAAAGAGGTTACAGAGCAAATACCTACAGCGGCAGTTTCTTTAGTGAATAAACAAATGGTGAAATTATTAGTGAATCCGAATTTTTGGAAGGAGTTATCAGATACTGAAAAGCGATACGGATTAATTAAGCACGAATTACTTCATATAGTGCTTAAGCATTTATTTTCTATGAAGGAGTTTTCCAACAAACGCCTTTATAACATAGCCGCAGACATTGTAGTAAATCAATATATTTCAAAACATCAATTGCCAGAAGGAGGGATTACTCTTGAGAGATTTTGGTATCTAGAAGAGAAATACCAGATTACATTAGAGCGCGATAAAGATGCTGGTTACTATTATCATCTCCTTAAAAAGATTCTGGATGGAAACAGTCCAGTTAAAAAAGATTTATCAGTAAATGATGAAAATGGTAAAGGTAAGCCAGATCCAATTACTGAAGACGATCTATCAAAAACTGATTTGGAAGAACTTTGGCGTCATGAGACTTGGAAAGAAGTAGAAGAATTAACTGAAGCTGAGCAAAAAGTTTTGAATAGGTCGATTAATGAAATAATTGTTCAAACTGTTGATAGAATTAAGCATAAAGATAAAGGGATTGGTAATTTACCCGCAGGTTTGCAACAATACTTGGATGCGCTTTTAGAATCACTTAAACCTAATGTGAATTGGAGAAGAGTACTAAGGCTTTTTAGTGCTACAAGTAATAGAACATTTCTCAAAAATACCATTCAACGACCTTCTAAACGCTATGGAGTTACTCCCGGAATTAAGGTGAAAAGAAAGCAAAAAATGCTCATCGCCATTGATACTTCTGGCAGTGTTTCTATTCCGGAGTTACAAGAATTTTTTGGTGAAATCTACCATATCTGGCGACAGGGAGCAGAAATATATGTGGTAGAGTGTGATGCAGCAATCCGTAATCATTATCCATATAGAGGCAAACCACCCGAAATTGTAAGTGGTAGAGGAGGTACACATTTTAATGCACCAGTAGTGTTTGCCAACGAAAAATATCGACCAGATGCGATAGTCTATTTTACCGATGGTTTTGCTGCTGCTCCAACAGTAAAAAGCAGATGCCCCATATTATGGATGATTTCGCAAAATGGAATTGAAGAAAATAAGTGGGAATTTCTTCCCGGAAGAAAAGTAAAAATGCAACAGTAA
- a CDS encoding DoxX family protein — protein sequence MIQVLLAISLIWSAFLKFITPIEELSEMWFWVGEVPIYLVKFTGLIDLLGALGLILPNFINAKPLLTPLAAIGIILLMICAAIFHILRGEVSDIGVNIIFAFLAAFVAWGRMKN from the coding sequence ATGATACAAGTACTTTTAGCAATTAGTTTAATATGGTCAGCATTTTTAAAATTTATCACACCAATTGAAGAGCTTTCAGAAATGTGGTTTTGGGTTGGAGAAGTACCAATTTATTTGGTAAAGTTTACAGGTTTGATAGATTTACTTGGAGCTTTAGGATTAATTCTGCCAAATTTTATAAATGCAAAACCCTTATTAACTCCTTTAGCAGCAATTGGAATAATTTTACTAATGATATGTGCCGCTATTTTCCATATTCTAAGAGGAGAAGTATCCGATATTGGAGTAAATATAATCTTTGCTTTTCTTGCAGCATTTGTAGCTTGGGGCAGAATGAAAAATTAA